In one Thermotoga sp. genomic region, the following are encoded:
- the nuoE gene encoding NADH-quinone oxidoreductase subunit NuoE — MRDVIIGIIQKAKESAEERDTLINTLHEIQKHFKNFIPPEAAEIVAEELNVPLSKVYEVLTFYTMFSTKPRGKYVIRVCESLPCHVENGREVVKALKETLKIDFGQTTPDNMFTLEMTSCLGLCGVAPVIMVNDEYYGNMTPEKVRDLINKLRGEGK, encoded by the coding sequence ATGAGGGATGTAATAATCGGGATCATCCAGAAAGCAAAAGAATCGGCGGAAGAGAGGGATACCCTGATAAACACCCTTCACGAGATCCAAAAACATTTCAAGAACTTCATACCGCCTGAGGCAGCCGAGATCGTTGCGGAAGAGCTCAACGTTCCCCTCTCGAAGGTGTATGAAGTCCTCACCTTCTACACGATGTTCTCCACGAAGCCGAGGGGAAAGTACGTGATCAGAGTGTGTGAAAGTCTCCCGTGTCATGTGGAGAACGGGAGGGAAGTGGTGAAGGCGTTAAAAGAGACCCTGAAAATAGACTTCGGTCAAACCACTCCCGACAACATGTTCACTCTCGAAATGACGAGTTGCCTGGGGCTTTGCGGTGTAGCACCTGTGATCATGGTGAACGACGAATACTATGGAAACATGACACCAGAGAAAGTGAGAGATCTCATAAACAAGCTGAGAGGTGAGGGGAAATGA
- a CDS encoding AEC family transporter: protein MEFSIVILIGYLTKKFFEKETGKVLSRLVVNFTLPAAVFYSLSTAHFHFSKFAFTITGILSNLVLISVAFLIFSRVEDSRVRVPLILSFVGFNTGLFMYPLAESLWGIDSVVNYALFDLGNSFFIFGVGKAVAERANIKGVLKVFEFPPFLTLILSLTLNVFGLVPPEIILKVAQTIKNANAFLVFFLVGYYLSFKSVFERVRLILMASTVKYFLGFIVSLLAVRIFTLSSFEEMNLFLSPLLPSAIMTLVYSIEKDYDSELASGLITFSTIVSLAIILLINHFWR from the coding sequence ATGGAGTTTTCGATCGTGATACTGATCGGGTACTTGACGAAGAAGTTCTTCGAGAAAGAAACTGGAAAGGTTCTCTCGAGGCTGGTGGTGAATTTCACCCTGCCGGCAGCAGTCTTTTACAGCCTGTCCACTGCGCACTTTCACTTCTCGAAGTTCGCTTTCACCATTACTGGTATACTGAGCAACCTGGTTTTGATATCGGTTGCTTTTTTGATCTTTTCAAGAGTAGAGGATTCGAGGGTGAGAGTCCCTCTCATTCTCTCTTTTGTGGGATTCAACACGGGTCTGTTCATGTATCCTCTAGCCGAAAGCCTGTGGGGGATCGATTCTGTCGTCAATTACGCTCTCTTCGATCTGGGAAATTCTTTTTTCATATTCGGGGTGGGAAAAGCTGTAGCAGAGAGAGCAAACATCAAGGGGGTTTTGAAGGTCTTTGAGTTTCCGCCTTTTCTCACTCTTATATTGAGCTTGACTCTCAACGTATTTGGACTCGTTCCCCCGGAGATAATTCTCAAGGTCGCACAGACAATAAAGAACGCCAACGCTTTTTTGGTCTTCTTTCTTGTTGGGTACTACCTGAGTTTCAAATCCGTCTTCGAGAGAGTCCGATTGATACTGATGGCAAGCACTGTAAAGTACTTCCTGGGTTTCATCGTATCTCTGCTCGCAGTAAGGATCTTCACACTCTCGTCGTTCGAGGAGATGAACCTATTTCTTTCCCCACTCCTTCCGTCCGCCATTATGACCCTCGTCTATTCCATAGAGAAAGACTACGATTCCGAGTTGGCGAGCGGACTGATCACTTTCTCCACGATCGTTTCATTGGCTATTATCTTGCTGATAAACCACTTTTGGAGGTGA
- the murG gene encoding undecaprenyldiphospho-muramoylpentapeptide beta-N-acetylglucosaminyltransferase, translating to MIRVAAAGGGTGGHFYPLLATLETLSRNVKTKVLFFAVKGKIDEKVVKQEHPEYEVVTLDVRGFLRPLYHPQNLWRATKVISAILKVKRELYRFKPDAVLLTGGYVSGVVGLAAKNMRVPIFLHEQNVVPGLAVRTVARYARKIFISFEKTKEFLEEWKDRIVFTGCPVRESDEEATLEDFVLVLGGSLGSDLINSLMEKVYHRIPHLRFVHSTGSQKWAERLSRFPNVDAYSYIDNMPSLWKKARMSISRAGASTIGEMLYHGVPGILIPWEGSAESHQLENALEAERLSYAIVVREKEATPQRIIEAIDKITKKGKIEKMKENPASIISREIMGEIR from the coding sequence ATGATACGAGTGGCCGCCGCAGGTGGAGGAACGGGAGGACACTTCTACCCTTTACTTGCCACCCTTGAAACACTCTCTAGAAATGTGAAAACGAAGGTCCTGTTTTTTGCCGTGAAAGGAAAGATAGACGAAAAGGTAGTGAAACAGGAACATCCAGAGTACGAAGTTGTCACTTTGGATGTCAGGGGATTTCTCAGGCCACTCTATCATCCACAGAACCTCTGGCGAGCCACAAAAGTGATTAGCGCAATTTTGAAAGTCAAAAGAGAGCTCTACCGTTTCAAACCCGATGCAGTGCTTCTCACCGGTGGATACGTTTCGGGAGTTGTTGGGCTTGCAGCGAAAAACATGAGAGTTCCCATCTTCTTGCACGAACAGAACGTGGTACCTGGTCTTGCTGTGCGGACTGTGGCAAGATACGCCAGAAAGATCTTCATTTCTTTTGAGAAAACGAAAGAATTTTTGGAAGAATGGAAAGACAGGATCGTCTTTACAGGTTGTCCTGTGAGGGAATCGGACGAGGAAGCAACTCTGGAAGATTTTGTACTCGTTCTCGGAGGAAGTCTGGGAAGTGATCTGATAAACAGTCTAATGGAGAAAGTGTACCACAGGATCCCCCATCTTCGTTTCGTACATTCGACAGGATCTCAAAAGTGGGCAGAAAGACTCTCCAGATTTCCAAACGTTGATGCCTACTCTTATATAGACAATATGCCTTCTCTATGGAAGAAGGCACGTATGTCCATCTCCAGAGCGGGTGCGAGTACGATAGGTGAAATGCTCTATCACGGTGTGCCCGGCATCCTCATACCCTGGGAAGGTTCAGCAGAATCACATCAGCTTGAAAACGCTCTAGAAGCAGAAAGACTCAGTTATGCAATCGTCGTAAGAGAAAAAGAGGCTACTCCTCAGAGGATAATCGAGGCTATTGATAAAATAACGAAAAAAGGTAAAATAGAGAAGATGAAAGAAAATCCTGCGTCGATCATCTCGAGAGAAATAATGGGGGAGATAAGGTGA
- the nuoF gene encoding NADH-quinone oxidoreductase subunit NuoF, whose product MKPITVLVSVDSNSVLMGARHFLNYLRDLVRDHNLSDSVDVLETGSMGVYPEGVIVSILPDGVFYIVKSEGDVKRVFEEHILKGRRIPGLEVSEDQIKGTVEVERVAEETRIVLKNVGKIDPTRIEEYIARDGYFALAKALQMKPEEVIGEIKRSGLRGRGGAGFPTGLKWEFTYKASSDQKYVLCNADEGEPGTFKDRLIMEGDPHSLIEGMIIAGYAVGARKGYIYIRGEYYSSIEILRRAIDQAYEYGFLGENILGTGFSFDLKVRLGAGAYVAGEETALIESIEGKPARPRLKPPYPPTFGLFGKPTVVNNVETFVNVPRIILNGADWFRKFGTESSPGTKVFSLVGNVVRKGIVEVPMGVTVRDLIFRFGGGVEKGKKLKLVQTGGSAGTFIGPDKLDVPLDFDSYAKYGVSLGSGVILVADESHCAVNLALTVMKFFEHESCGKCTPCREGTKIAVQILERISRGEGREEDLDLLRKVAKNAGETSFCGLGQSIPVPLLSIIDNFEDEFRAHIEVRECPAGVCEFKKKKASRKISVKNR is encoded by the coding sequence ATGAAACCGATCACCGTTCTTGTCTCTGTGGACTCCAACAGTGTTCTGATGGGAGCGCGCCACTTTCTCAACTACTTGAGGGATCTTGTTAGAGATCACAATCTGTCAGATTCTGTGGATGTCCTGGAAACGGGAAGTATGGGAGTTTATCCTGAAGGTGTGATTGTCTCCATCCTTCCGGATGGTGTTTTCTACATTGTGAAGAGTGAGGGTGACGTGAAAAGGGTTTTCGAAGAGCACATATTGAAAGGAAGAAGGATACCGGGTCTCGAAGTATCGGAGGATCAGATAAAAGGAACGGTGGAAGTGGAGAGGGTAGCGGAAGAAACACGTATCGTTCTGAAGAACGTGGGGAAGATAGATCCCACACGTATAGAAGAGTACATAGCAAGGGATGGATATTTTGCCCTCGCAAAGGCCCTTCAGATGAAACCAGAAGAGGTAATAGGAGAGATAAAGCGAAGTGGTCTCAGAGGAAGAGGAGGGGCAGGCTTTCCAACAGGTTTGAAGTGGGAGTTCACCTACAAAGCTTCTTCCGATCAAAAGTATGTCCTTTGCAATGCAGACGAAGGGGAACCCGGTACCTTCAAGGACAGGCTCATCATGGAAGGAGATCCACATTCTTTGATAGAGGGTATGATCATAGCAGGCTACGCGGTTGGAGCGAGAAAAGGTTACATATACATAAGGGGTGAGTACTACAGCTCCATTGAGATCCTGAGAAGGGCGATAGATCAAGCTTACGAATATGGGTTTTTGGGCGAGAACATTCTCGGAACGGGCTTTTCCTTCGACTTGAAGGTCAGACTGGGTGCGGGCGCCTACGTAGCGGGTGAAGAGACTGCCCTGATAGAGTCCATAGAGGGTAAGCCCGCGCGCCCCAGACTAAAACCACCGTACCCACCAACTTTTGGCTTGTTTGGAAAGCCAACGGTTGTGAATAACGTTGAAACTTTTGTGAATGTCCCGAGAATCATTCTGAACGGAGCGGATTGGTTCAGAAAGTTCGGCACAGAATCATCGCCCGGAACCAAGGTCTTTTCTCTTGTAGGAAACGTGGTGAGGAAGGGTATCGTGGAGGTACCCATGGGTGTAACGGTGAGAGATTTGATCTTCAGGTTCGGTGGAGGTGTGGAAAAAGGAAAGAAATTGAAACTGGTACAGACAGGTGGTAGTGCGGGAACGTTCATAGGACCCGACAAGCTCGACGTACCCCTGGACTTCGACTCGTACGCGAAGTACGGTGTTTCTCTCGGCTCTGGAGTCATCCTCGTTGCAGATGAGTCACACTGCGCAGTGAATCTTGCGCTCACCGTTATGAAGTTCTTCGAGCACGAATCCTGTGGTAAATGTACACCCTGTAGAGAAGGAACGAAGATCGCTGTTCAGATACTGGAGAGAATAAGCAGAGGAGAAGGAAGGGAAGAGGATCTGGATCTTCTCAGAAAAGTGGCAAAAAACGCAGGGGAAACGTCGTTCTGTGGACTCGGTCAAAGCATCCCAGTACCGTTACTTTCAATAATCGACAACTTCGAAGATGAGTTCAGGGCGCACATTGAAGTCAGAGAATGCCCTGCGGGTGTATGTGAATTCAAAAAGAAAAAAGCATCGAGAAAGATAAGTGTCAAGAACAGATAA
- the murC gene encoding UDP-N-acetylmuramate--L-alanine ligase: protein MKIHFVGIGGIGMSALALHEFFNGNEVYGSNIEETERTTYLRKLKIPVFIPHSEENWFNPDVLVKTPAVREDNPEVVRARKENVPVENRLSYFRTILEREDREEFAVTGTDGKTTTTAMIAHVLKQLNKSPTVFLGGIMGLLEHGNYEEGRGPIVYELDESEETFSKFSPNYLIITNARGDHLENYENSILKYKAAFERISKNSDLVITFAEDRLTSHLGDVTFGVRRGMYTLEMRSASRSNQRAIVEKNGKKYAELKLRIPGFHNVLNALAVTALFDSLGYDLEEVLKALEEFPGVQRRFSISYRDPESNIYVVDDYAHTPEEIKNLLQTAKEVFENEKVVVIFQPHRYSRLEREDGNFARALLLADEVIVTEVYDAFEEKKPNVSGKIIWDSLMNLGKEAKFVNDLSQLNDVITPKSNTVFLFVGAGDIIYFSKRFVKALQSSSSSPSRVFGSKR from the coding sequence GTGAAAATTCATTTTGTTGGTATCGGTGGAATTGGTATGAGCGCCCTCGCATTACACGAATTTTTCAATGGGAACGAAGTTTACGGCTCTAACATAGAAGAAACGGAGAGGACCACGTATCTAAGAAAACTTAAAATACCCGTTTTCATTCCTCACTCCGAGGAAAATTGGTTCAATCCAGATGTTCTGGTCAAGACCCCGGCCGTTCGAGAGGACAATCCTGAGGTGGTCCGTGCGAGAAAGGAGAACGTGCCGGTTGAGAACAGGCTCTCTTATTTCAGAACGATCCTCGAACGGGAAGATAGAGAAGAATTTGCCGTCACGGGGACCGATGGAAAAACCACCACGACTGCCATGATCGCCCACGTTTTGAAACAGCTGAATAAATCTCCCACTGTGTTCCTTGGAGGTATCATGGGCTTGTTGGAACACGGTAACTACGAAGAGGGCAGAGGACCTATCGTTTACGAACTCGACGAGAGCGAGGAAACCTTTTCAAAATTTTCCCCGAACTATCTGATCATCACGAACGCCAGAGGAGACCACCTTGAAAACTATGAAAACTCGATTTTGAAGTACAAAGCTGCGTTTGAGAGGATCAGCAAAAATTCAGATCTGGTGATCACCTTCGCTGAAGATAGACTCACCTCGCACTTGGGTGACGTGACCTTCGGTGTGAGAAGAGGGATGTATACACTGGAGATGAGAAGCGCCTCTCGTTCTAATCAACGAGCAATCGTGGAAAAAAACGGGAAAAAATACGCGGAGTTGAAACTCAGGATCCCTGGTTTTCACAACGTTTTAAACGCTTTGGCGGTGACGGCTCTCTTTGATTCTCTGGGATACGACTTGGAAGAAGTTTTGAAAGCTCTGGAAGAGTTCCCAGGCGTTCAAAGGAGATTCTCGATATCGTACCGCGATCCAGAAAGCAACATATACGTGGTCGATGACTACGCACACACCCCGGAGGAGATAAAAAACCTCCTTCAGACGGCCAAAGAAGTCTTTGAAAACGAGAAAGTGGTAGTGATCTTTCAACCCCATCGTTACTCACGCTTGGAAAGAGAAGATGGAAACTTCGCAAGAGCACTCCTGCTAGCAGATGAGGTGATAGTGACAGAAGTTTACGATGCATTCGAAGAAAAGAAACCCAACGTCTCTGGGAAGATCATCTGGGATTCTCTGATGAATCTTGGGAAAGAAGCAAAATTCGTGAATGACCTTTCACAGCTGAACGATGTCATCACTCCCAAAAGCAACACCGTCTTTTTGTTCGTCGGAGCTGGAGACATCATCTACTTCTCGAAACGATTCGTGAAGGCGCTTCAGAGCTCTAGTAGCTCTCCTTCACGCGTCTTTGGATCGAAAAGATAA
- a CDS encoding metallophosphoesterase gives MWLILSDSHDNMNALEKVEDLISERKVERVFHCGDFVAPFILGKLLKEGVEFHGVFGNNDGEVLLLHRKSDGRIVKPPAVVEADGLKVVMMHEPILIETLANSQEYDLILYGHTHQIDVRKVGKTLIINPGELCGYLTGKSTVYLFDPKTREGELLEL, from the coding sequence ATGTGGTTGATTCTGAGCGATTCCCACGATAACATGAACGCTCTGGAAAAGGTTGAAGACCTGATTTCTGAAAGGAAGGTGGAAAGGGTCTTCCATTGTGGAGATTTCGTCGCGCCTTTCATTCTGGGGAAGCTCTTGAAAGAGGGGGTGGAGTTTCACGGAGTATTTGGAAACAACGATGGGGAAGTTCTGCTTCTTCACAGAAAGAGCGATGGGAGGATTGTGAAACCACCCGCTGTTGTCGAAGCAGATGGTTTGAAAGTGGTGATGATGCACGAGCCCATCCTGATAGAAACCCTGGCGAATTCCCAGGAGTACGATCTGATACTCTACGGCCATACTCATCAGATCGATGTGAGGAAAGTGGGAAAGACCCTGATCATCAACCCTGGGGAGTTGTGCGGATATCTCACCGGGAAGTCAACTGTTTATCTTTTCGATCCAAAGACGCGTGAAGGAGAGCTACTAGAGCTCTGA